The following are encoded in a window of Methanobrevibacter ruminantium M1 genomic DNA:
- a CDS encoding Ig-like domain repeat protein, which produces MNKRIFLYIALIFIISLLSFSAVSANEDISSDNLILDENVYDEKIILDDVQDKNIISDNDYDDVIPVENANDNAILAGNDEELILDENNSEISEDNKNDKTKLSDPNTYSFTRLNQAINSGASVINLTDNYQYTEGDESFIHGIMISRSITINGNGMTISGSGVARIFEVFTSNVIINNITFRDAYAEGDSNRQNYGGAIFMYGSDSIVQHCKFINNNANNAGGGAIVLVGSNSRVEYSDFTGNNGQNGGAVYLYGNNTKAIYCNFTSNNASEKGGAVYTYGSDITVEFCNFTNNSAYLEGGAIDWEGERGTVKHSSFANNTANNNGGAISWYTANGTVEHSNFINNRMATFGGAIWWYGEKGTVKHSNFTNNSGRNGGAIQWSKNDGTVENSNFTNNTAILAGAVRWVADNGTIKYSRFINNHGYSAGAIDYHLTYANISGCLFINNTSDYRANVYEDLFESKSYSNFNNNILLNNGGNEINFNTSEGFNADYNWFGDNSLNYLDKPNIYSNTWLFLQPIVNHDSVFLGESCEITFRLYSYDGTEVHEYDNALVYPIKLTLNSNYGNVNDTVGLEEKAIFTPQTLGYTSVDVYAEGSYIGSVPINVYVPSFSDLNRTINGNEDSIITLNKHYIFDPETDAAFINGVIINRTVTINGNGFTINGSNNARIFQVTASNVAINNVTFANGYANGSTDEDKDGGAIHWSGANGNIENSTFYNNHATGAGGAIIWQAQYGNVSTCLFINNTADDGANVYHNNYPSDSHSNFNNNIMLYNGNNEVHFTVYNGSNADYNWFGHNSSNYNDATTGIIGDIWLFLNATANPDTILISNSSEISYKLYAYNGREIQEYDNHLLYPITLTLSSTNGIVNDNVALEEKVIFTPQNLGTATVTAKAAGTDIQTISIKVFEASFSDLNRTINGNEGFEIILDKNYAYIPEIDAAFINGINITHTVTINGNGNTINGLDKARIFQVTAPNVTIDNITFINGYANDDGGAINWQGPNGIIINSEFINNHATSAGGAIRWFAQYGNVSACLFINNTADDGASVYYNDYPSDSHSNFNNNIMLYNGNNEVHFTVYEGSNADYNWFGNNLSNYNERPTGFDGNVWLFLNATANPLTISISESSEIRYKLYAYDGRNILDYNRTLLYPINLTLTSLNGNIEDITEDKAIFAPENLGIATVTTKAEGIDIQKISINVLYGTIFYGSFSDLNRTINGNEDAEITLDKNYAYNPEIDTAFINGIVINRTLTINGNGFTINGSNKAPIFHITGDNVTINNISFVNGYANAYVNGYDGEDMRGGAIYWQGRNGKVTYSNFTNNNANDGGAIYWFGTDGIVEYSNFINNNANDGGAIYWFGTDGIVEYSNFINNNANDGGAIYWFGQNGNVENSVFTQNHAGSYGGAIYCSGAESIVEYSNFTNNNAYNGGAIYWFGQNGNVENSVFTQNHAGSYGGAIYCSGAESIVEYSNFTNNNAFNGGAIYWFGQNGNVENSVFTQNHATFAGGAIYCSGAESIVKYSNFTNNDAIKGGAIYWNGRNGNVENSVFTQNHVDNDGGALYWDDSEGKVTSCIFVNNTAETKHSGHLILPMGRGGAIYWNGRNGNVENSVFTQNHVDNDGGALYWVDSEGEVTSCIFVNNAADVEASVYYNERGAYSNFSNNIMLNNGKNEIKFKIFDRSNIDYNWFGNNLSNYNEKPGGFEGNIWLFLNATVDPNMLLLGESSEITFRLYAYDGTNVIEYDNDLIYPINLTLISSNGNINETVGLEETAIFTPQNVGTAIVTAKAEGFDIQTVSINVRAASFSDLNRTINGNEDAEITLGKYYEFDPETDGAFIHGIIINRTVTINGNGTTINASGKARIFQVIADNVTLNNITFTNGNASGEGADRSGGAIRWEGANGIISYSNFTFNHAYLTGGAIIWSGENGTVKHSSFSQNDVDGSGGAIRWAGAKGTITDSDFYLNSATDAGAIWWLGAYGTVKYSNLINNHAGSRGGAIMWSGENGNVTYSNFSLNNGGSGTGYDGGGAIFWDHLNGTVSYSNFSNNHINGHGGAIAWHEQYGNVSSCLFVNNTATDGASVYHNDHSESYSNFNNNILLNNGENEIHYDVYDGSNADYNWFGNNGSNYNEKPAGSVGNVWLFLNATADPNPISILGSSDVSFKLYAYDGLDLIEYDNNLLYPIILSLSSSNGNINDTAGLDEKIIFTPQNIGTATVTAKAEGIFQTLSINVYPPSFSDLNRTINGNDDDEITLDKYYEFNPELDSAFIHGIIINRTVTINGNGSTINGSSKARIFQVIAPDVVLNNITFANGNANGENEGGYGGAILWEGDNGRVEDSTFINNNASGYGGAIFGGNCSDNVIFQNNHAGIEGDDWYVPKPVISVNDFTSTYKSGEKLYVNVSYVGTQIDGINVTISVFDSSNQLIGNYSCLSGDGWTVDLDAGNYNALVFVDSDEYGYGEETIALTINKRASQISANPLNTTYNGNENIIMILKDNYNESIANATVLVDFNGEKNLTTDENGQIVVSANGIVPGEYWAQFIFDGSKNYDGSDEKVKVIISKASTSLSSENMNVSYNESKYLIATLKDQYSNPLAEISIEFKSNSSTVKNENTDNKGQAKLLIDFNPGTYNIDISFAGNSLYDASYATVTVVVNPSDDSGNGTEPSGNGSSGNGTSPEGNGTSPGGNGTSPSGNGTSPGGNGTSPSGNGTSPGGNGTDPGGNGTSPSGNGTDPGGNGTSPSGNGTSPGGNGTDPSGNGTSPGGNGTDPGGNGTSSTVKDTLIGISTSTVIYGNDELINLTLTTADKTPIDGVIELRVGNSIYNVTITGGKGSKALSNLTIGNYTVTADYKGDSEYNSSTASSSFTVRDRIETRIIYNNMTTAPVGANDGRIGNYFRVKLVDENNQALAGVPIQIGFNGRIYNRTTDSEGGAKLQINLAKEDGYTFAICFKGDDNYNASFEVAKIDVNKKYPKPNSANSESAEPANKTQKNTRLETSILYKDMKTESVLKAEGRAGKYFEIQLVDNNKKALAGVPIKIGFNGVVYDRITNATGGAKLQINLLKVTQYTFAIAYLGDSKYQASFEVAKITVNKQTPKITAPQKTFKAKAKTKTVTATLKSQRGTLLSGKKIKFTVNGKTYTGTTNSKGVASVKVSLSKKGTYTATAKFDGDANTKATSVKFKVKIS; this is translated from the coding sequence CGTCAAAATTATGGTGGTGCTATCTTTATGTATGGTTCAGACAGCATAGTCCAACATTGTAAATTCATTAACAACAATGCAAATAATGCTGGTGGCGGCGCTATCGTATTGGTGGGTTCAAACAGCAGAGTAGAATATTCCGACTTCACCGGCAACAATGGGCAAAATGGTGGAGCTGTCTATTTGTATGGTAATAACACCAAGGCGATATATTGTAACTTCACCAGCAACAATGCAAGCGAGAAGGGGGGTGCTGTTTATACCTACGGATCAGATATCACAGTCGAATTCTGTAACTTCACCAACAACTCTGCATATCTAGAGGGTGGCGCTATCGATTGGGAAGGTGAAAGGGGGACTGTCAAACATTCCAGCTTCGCCAACAACACTGCAAACAATAATGGTGGTGCTATCTCATGGTATACTGCCAACGGGACTGTAGAACATTCCAACTTCATTAATAACCGAATGGCAACTTTTGGTGGCGCTATCTGGTGGTATGGTGAAAAAGGAACCGTCAAACATTCTAACTTCACCAACAATAGTGGAAGAAATGGTGGCGCTATTCAATGGTCTAAAAATGACGGAACTGTAGAAAATTCCAATTTCACTAACAACACTGCAATTTTAGCTGGCGCTGTAAGATGGGTCGCTGACAACGGGACAATAAAATATTCTAGATTCATTAACAATCATGGTTATAGCGCTGGTGCTATCGACTACCATCTTACATATGCCAATATTTCTGGATGTTTATTTATAAACAATACTTCAGATTACAGAGCAAACGTATATGAGGACCTGTTTGAGTCTAAATCTTATTCTAATTTTAACAATAACATTTTGCTAAACAATGGAGGTAATGAAATTAATTTTAATACATCTGAGGGCTTCAATGCAGACTATAACTGGTTTGGAGATAATTCACTTAATTACCTTGACAAACCAAATATTTATAGTAATACTTGGTTGTTTTTACAGCCAATAGTAAACCATGATAGTGTCTTCCTTGGCGAAAGTTGCGAAATCACTTTTAGATTATACTCCTATGATGGAACAGAAGTTCATGAATATGATAATGCCCTTGTATACCCTATTAAATTAACTCTAAATTCTAACTACGGCAACGTCAATGATACCGTAGGATTGGAAGAAAAGGCCATATTCACCCCTCAAACTCTTGGATATACCTCAGTAGATGTATATGCAGAAGGCAGTTACATTGGCTCAGTACCAATAAATGTTTATGTGCCAAGCTTTAGCGACTTGAACAGAACCATAAATGGCAACGAAGACTCCATAATAACTTTAAATAAACATTATATATTTGATCCAGAGACCGATGCTGCTTTCATAAATGGAGTTATCATAAATCGCACTGTAACAATAAATGGAAATGGCTTTACAATAAACGGTTCTAACAATGCCCGTATTTTCCAAGTAACTGCCTCTAATGTCGCCATCAATAATGTCACTTTTGCAAATGGATATGCAAATGGCAGCACTGATGAGGATAAAGATGGTGGTGCAATCCATTGGTCTGGCGCAAATGGTAATATTGAAAACTCAACTTTTTATAACAACCATGCAACAGGTGCTGGAGGAGCAATAATCTGGCAAGCCCAATATGGAAATGTCTCTACTTGCCTATTCATAAACAACACTGCAGATGATGGCGCTAACGTATACCATAACAATTATCCATCTGATTCCCATTCTAATTTTAACAATAACATTATGTTGTACAATGGAAATAATGAAGTTCATTTCACAGTCTATAACGGCTCCAATGCAGACTACAATTGGTTTGGACATAACTCAAGCAATTACAATGACGCAACAACTGGCATAATTGGAGATATATGGCTCTTTTTAAATGCAACAGCAAACCCAGATACAATCTTAATTTCAAACAGTTCAGAAATTAGCTATAAGTTATATGCTTATAATGGAAGAGAAATTCAAGAATATGATAATCATCTTTTATATCCTATCACATTAACCTTAAGTTCAACAAATGGAATAGTCAATGATAATGTCGCACTGGAAGAAAAAGTCATATTCACCCCTCAAAATCTTGGAACTGCCACAGTAACAGCAAAAGCAGCAGGCACTGACATCCAAACAATATCAATAAAGGTTTTCGAAGCAAGTTTCAGTGACTTAAACAGAACCATAAATGGCAACGAAGGCTTTGAAATAATTTTAGATAAAAATTATGCATATATACCAGAGATAGATGCTGCTTTCATAAATGGAATCAACATAACCCACACAGTAACAATAAATGGAAACGGAAACACAATAAACGGTTTAGATAAAGCTCGCATCTTCCAAGTAACTGCTCCTAACGTCACTATCGATAACATTACTTTCATAAATGGATATGCAAACGATGATGGTGGAGCCATCAACTGGCAAGGCCCAAATGGAATCATCATAAACTCAGAGTTCATTAACAACCATGCAACTAGTGCTGGAGGGGCTATCCGCTGGTTTGCTCAATATGGAAATGTCTCTGCCTGCCTATTTATAAACAATACTGCAGATGATGGTGCTAGCGTATATTATAATGATTATCCGTCTGATTCCCATTCTAATTTTAACAATAACATTATGTTGTACAATGGAAATAATGAAGTTCATTTCACTGTCTATGAGGGCTCCAATGCAGACTACAATTGGTTTGGAAATAATCTAAGTAATTACAATGAAAGACCAACAGGTTTTGATGGCAACGTTTGGCTCTTTTTAAATGCAACAGCAAACCCATTGACAATATCAATCTCAGAAAGCTCTGAAATAAGATATAAATTATATGCCTACGATGGAAGAAACATCCTTGATTATAATAGAACTCTTTTATACCCTATTAACTTAACCCTAACATCCTTAAATGGAAATATTGAGGATATTACAGAGGATAAGGCCATATTCGCTCCTGAAAATCTTGGAATTGCCACAGTGACTACAAAAGCAGAAGGCATTGACATCCAAAAGATATCAATAAATGTTTTATATGGAACAATCTTTTATGGAAGTTTCAGTGACTTAAACAGAACCATAAATGGCAATGAAGATGCTGAAATAACTTTAGATAAAAATTATGCATATAATCCGGAGATTGACACTGCCTTCATAAATGGAATTGTCATAAACAGAACATTGACTATCAATGGAAACGGTTTTACAATAAACGGTTCCAACAAAGCACCCATATTTCATATAACCGGGGATAATGTTACCATCAATAACATTAGTTTTGTTAATGGATATGCAAATGCATATGTAAATGGCTATGATGGTGAAGATATGAGGGGTGGTGCCATCTACTGGCAAGGTAGAAACGGCAAGGTAACATACTCTAACTTCACCAACAACAATGCAAATGATGGTGGTGCAATTTATTGGTTTGGTACAGATGGTATTGTAGAATATTCAAATTTCATTAACAACAATGCAAATGATGGTGGTGCAATTTATTGGTTTGGTACAGATGGTATTGTAGAATATTCAAATTTCATTAACAACAATGCAAATGATGGTGGTGCAATTTATTGGTTTGGTCAAAACGGAAATGTCGAAAATTCCGTCTTCACCCAAAATCATGCTGGCTCTTATGGAGGTGCGATTTATTGCTCTGGTGCTGAGAGTATTGTAGAATATTCAAATTTCACCAACAATAATGCATATAATGGTGGTGCAATTTATTGGTTTGGTCAAAACGGAAATGTCGAAAATTCCGTCTTCACCCAAAATCATGCTGGCTCTTATGGAGGTGCGATTTATTGCTCTGGTGCTGAGAGTATTGTAGAATATTCAAATTTCACCAACAATAATGCATTTAATGGGGGTGCAATTTATTGGTTTGGTCAAAACGGAAATGTCGAAAATTCCGTCTTCACCCAAAATCATGCTACCTTTGCTGGAGGTGCGATTTATTGCTCTGGTGCAGAGAGTATTGTAAAATATTCAAATTTCACCAACAACGATGCAATTAAGGGTGGTGCAATCTATTGGAATGGTCGAAACGGAAATGTCGAAAATTCCGTCTTCACCCAAAATCATGTTGACAATGATGGAGGTGCATTATATTGGGATGATAGTGAAGGTAAAGTCACTTCTTGCATATTTGTAAATAATACTGCTGAAACTAAGCATAGCGGACATCTTATTTTGCCTATGGGAAGAGGTGGTGCAATCTATTGGAATGGTCGAAACGGAAATGTCGAAAATTCCGTCTTCACCCAAAATCATGTTGACAATGATGGAGGTGCATTATATTGGGTTGATAGTGAAGGTGAAGTCACTTCTTGCATATTTGTAAATAATGCTGCAGATGTTGAGGCCAGCGTATATTATAATGAACGGGGTGCCTATTCCAATTTTAGCAATAACATTATGTTAAATAATGGAAAAAACGAAATTAAATTCAAGATTTTTGATCGCTCAAATATAGATTATAATTGGTTTGGAAATAATCTAAGCAATTACAATGAAAAACCAGGAGGTTTTGAGGGCAATATTTGGCTATTTTTAAATGCTACAGTAGACCCTAATATGCTCTTACTTGGTGAAAGTTCTGAAATTACTTTTAGATTATATGCCTATGATGGAACAAATGTTATTGAATATGACAATGATTTAATATATCCTATTAACTTAACTTTAATTTCATCAAATGGAAACATCAATGAAACTGTAGGGTTGGAAGAAACAGCAATATTCACTCCTCAAAATGTAGGAACTGCCATAGTAACTGCAAAAGCGGAAGGCTTTGACATCCAAACAGTATCAATAAATGTTCGTGCAGCAAGCTTCAGTGACTTAAACAGAACCATAAATGGCAATGAAGATGCTGAAATAACTTTAGGAAAATATTATGAATTTGATCCAGAAACAGATGGTGCTTTCATACATGGAATAATCATTAACCGCACAGTGACAATCAATGGAAACGGCACTACAATAAACGCATCAGGCAAAGCTCGTATCTTCCAAGTTATCGCTGATAATGTAACACTCAATAACATTACATTTACAAATGGAAATGCAAGCGGCGAGGGTGCTGATAGGAGTGGAGGCGCTATCCGTTGGGAAGGTGCAAATGGTATTATATCATACTCCAATTTCACCTTTAACCATGCATACCTAACTGGAGGGGCTATTATCTGGTCCGGTGAAAACGGTACTGTCAAACACTCCAGTTTCTCTCAAAATGATGTAGATGGTTCTGGTGGAGCTATTAGGTGGGCTGGTGCAAAGGGCACTATTACAGATTCCGATTTCTATCTCAACAGTGCAACAGATGCAGGTGCCATCTGGTGGCTTGGTGCATATGGTACAGTCAAATACTCCAATTTAATCAACAACCATGCAGGTAGTCGTGGTGGAGCTATCATGTGGAGTGGTGAAAACGGTAATGTGACATACTCCAATTTCTCACTCAATAATGGAGGAAGTGGAACTGGGTATGATGGCGGTGGCGCTATCTTTTGGGATCATTTAAACGGTACTGTGTCATATTCCAATTTCTCCAACAACCACATAAATGGTCATGGAGGAGCTATCGCTTGGCATGAACAATATGGAAATGTATCCTCTTGCTTATTTGTAAACAACACTGCAACTGACGGCGCTAGCGTATACCATAATGATCATTCAGAATCATATTCCAATTTCAACAACAACATCTTGCTAAACAATGGGGAAAATGAGATTCATTATGATGTATATGATGGCTCCAATGCAGATTATAACTGGTTTGGAAACAATGGAAGCAATTACAATGAGAAACCTGCAGGCAGCGTTGGAAATGTATGGCTTTTCTTAAATGCAACAGCCGATCCAAACCCAATATCTATTTTAGGTAGCTCAGATGTAAGCTTTAAATTATATGCCTATGATGGATTAGACCTTATTGAATATGACAATAATCTATTATATCCTATCATATTAAGCCTAAGCTCATCAAATGGAAATATAAATGACACTGCTGGATTGGATGAAAAGATAATATTCACTCCTCAAAATATTGGAACTGCCACTGTAACTGCAAAGGCAGAAGGCATCTTCCAAACACTATCAATAAATGTTTATCCTCCAAGCTTTAGTGACTTAAACAGAACCATTAATGGAAATGATGATGATGAAATAACTTTAGACAAATATTATGAGTTTAATCCAGAGTTGGATTCAGCTTTCATACATGGAATCATCATTAACCGCACAGTTACAATCAATGGAAACGGAAGCACAATAAACGGTTCAAGCAAAGCACGTATCTTCCAGGTTATCGCTCCTGATGTTGTCCTCAATAATATTACCTTTGCAAACGGAAATGCGAATGGTGAAAATGAGGGGGGCTATGGTGGCGCTATCCTGTGGGAAGGCGATAACGGAAGAGTCGAAGATTCAACCTTCATCAACAACAATGCAAGCGGATACGGTGGAGCAATCTTTGGAGGAAACTGCTCAGATAATGTTATTTTCCAAAACAACCACGCAGGCATAGAAGGAGATGACTGGTATGTCCCTAAACCTGTAATATCCGTCAATGACTTCACATCCACATATAAATCAGGAGAGAAGCTATATGTCAATGTGTCCTATGTTGGTACTCAAATAGATGGAATCAATGTTACAATCTCTGTATTTGACAGTTCCAACCAATTAATTGGCAACTATTCCTGCCTAAGCGGTGACGGATGGACTGTAGATTTGGATGCTGGAAACTATAACGCATTAGTATTTGTAGATTCAGATGAATATGGCTATGGAGAGGAGACAATTGCATTAACAATCAATAAGCGCGCTTCTCAAATTTCAGCTAACCCATTGAACACAACATACAATGGAAACGAAAACATTATAATGATCCTTAAAGACAATTATAATGAATCCATTGCCAATGCAACTGTTTTGGTAGACTTTAATGGTGAGAAAAACCTAACAACCGATGAGAACGGTCAAATTGTTGTGTCCGCTAATGGAATTGTTCCTGGAGAATACTGGGCACAGTTCATCTTCGACGGCAGCAAAAACTATGATGGGTCAGATGAAAAGGTTAAAGTGATTATAAGTAAGGCTTCTACAAGCCTAAGCTCAGAGAATATGAATGTTAGCTATAATGAAAGCAAATACCTGATTGCTACATTAAAAGATCAATATTCCAATCCTTTAGCTGAAATCAGCATAGAATTCAAATCTAATTCATCAACTGTTAAAAATGAGAATACTGACAATAAGGGACAAGCTAAACTCTTAATTGACTTCAACCCAGGAACTTATAATATTGATATCAGTTTCGCTGGAAACAGCTTATATGATGCCTCATATGCTACTGTGACTGTGGTAGTAAACCCATCTGATGATAGTGGAAATGGCACTGAACCTAGTGGCAATGGAAGCAGTGGAAACGGTACTAGTCCTGAAGGAAATGGTACTTCTCCAGGTGGTAATGGAACCTCTCCGAGCGGAAATGGTACTTCTCCAGGTGGTAATGGTACTTCTCCAAGTGGTAATGGTACTAGCCCTGGTGGTAACGGTACTGATCCTGGTGGTAATGGTACTTCTCCAAGTGGTAATGGTACTGATCCTGGTGGTAATGGTACTTCTCCAAGTGGTAATGGTACTAGCCCTGGTGGTAACGGTACTGATCCTAGTGGTAATGGAACCTCTCCGGGCGGAAATGGTACTGATCCTGGTGGTAATGGTACTTCTTCAACTGTTAAAGATACTCTAATAGGCATTAGCACATCCACAGTCATATATGGAAATGATGAGCTTATCAATCTGACCTTAACAACTGCAGACAAAACTCCTATTGATGGGGTCATTGAGCTAAGAGTTGGCAATTCTATCTATAATGTAACTATTACAGGTGGAAAAGGTTCAAAGGCTCTTTCCAATCTTACTATAGGAAACTACACAGTAACTGCAGACTATAAAGGAGATTCTGAATACAATTCATCCACTGCAAGCTCTAGTTTCACCGTGAGAGACCGTATCGAAACCAGAATCATATATAACAATATGACCACTGCCCCTGTAGGTGCAAATGATGGCAGAATAGGTAATTACTTCAGAGTCAAATTGGTTGATGAAAACAATCAAGCACTAGCAGGAGTTCCTATCCAAATAGGCTTCAACGGAAGAATCTACAACAGAACAACAGACTCTGAAGGCGGAGCAAAACTACAGATAAACCTTGCAAAAGAGGATGGATACACCTTTGCAATCTGCTTCAAAGGAGACGACAACTACAACGCATCCTTCGAAGTAGCAAAAATAGACGTAAACAAGAAATATCCAAAACCAAACAGTGCAAATTCAGAGTCCGCCGAACCAGCAAACAAAACACAAAAGAACACAAGACTCGAAACCTCCATCCTCTACAAGGACATGAAAACCGAATCAGTCCTAAAAGCTGAAGGAAGAGCCGGAAAATACTTCGAAATCCAACTAGTAGACAACAACAAAAAGGCTTTAGCCGGAGTTCCTATCAAAATAGGATTCAACGGAGTAGTCTACGACAGAATAACAAATGCCACAGGAGGCGCAAAACTACAAATAAACCTCCTGAAAGTAACCCAATACACATTCGCTATCGCATACCTCGGAGACAGCAAATATCAGGCATCATTCGAAGTAGCAAAAATCACTGTAAACAAACAAACCCCAAAAATCACAGCCCCTCAAAAAACATTTAAGGCAAAAGCAAAAACAAAAACAGTCACTGCAACACTTAAATCACAAAGAGGAACATTACTAAGCGGCAAGAAGATCAAGTTTACAGTAAACGGCAAAACCTACACTGGAACAACCAATTCCAAAGGTGTAGCAAGTGTAAAGGTCTCCTTAAGCAAAAAAGGAACATACACAGCAACTGCCAAATTTGATGGAGATGCCAATACAAAGGCAACCAGTGTAAAATTCAAAGTAAAAATTAGTTAA